From a region of the Oryza sativa Japonica Group chromosome 6, ASM3414082v1 genome:
- the LOC4341133 gene encoding ubiquitin-conjugating enzyme E2-17 kDa, producing the protein MASKRILKELKDLQKDPPTSCSAGPVGEDMFHWQATIMGPADSPYAGGVFLVSIHFPPDYPFKPPKVAFKTKVFHPNINSNGSICLDILKEQWSPALTVSKVLLSICSLLTDPNPDDPLVPEIAHMYKTDRAKYESTARGWTQKYAMG; encoded by the exons ATGGCGTCCAAGCGGATCCTCAAGGAGCTCAAGGACCTGCAGAAGGATCCCCCAACCTCCTGCAGCGCTG GCCCTGTGGGAGAAGATATGTTCCACTGGCAAGCTACGATTATGGGTCCAGCAGATAGTCCATATGCAGGTGGCGTCTTCTTGGTTTCTATTCACTTCCCTCCAGACTATCCGTTCAAACCGCCCAAG GTTGCATTTAAGACAAAGGTTTTCCACCCAAACATCAACAGTAACGGAAGCATCTGCCTTGATATCCTGAAGGAACAGTGGAGCCCTGCATTGACAGTGTCAAAG GTACTCCTCTCAATTTGTTCTCTACTGACGGACCCAAACCCAGACGACCCGCTAGTTCCGGAGATTGCGCACATGTACAAGACTGATCGGGCCAAATATGAATCAACTGCGAGGGGCTGGACCCAGAAATATGCAATGGGCTGA